The proteins below come from a single Dinghuibacter silviterrae genomic window:
- a CDS encoding SusC/RagA family TonB-linked outer membrane protein — protein MRNLLTMTCMVILASCVAAICTGQTISLKGRVLDENGVPIENATVYVKQKKAGGGATITLADGSFTLRVNEGVLLMVTSVGYNDQQLPAVQGMTVKMHADLRNLSDVVVTGVGVATSKKKVPIDVATVSSKDFAKSATTSIDQALDGQIAGAQVQQTSGQPGAGFNIVLRGVNTLSTSAAALYIVDGTVVQDISNLDPSVVDHVEVVKGPAGGMLYGAKGGQGVIQIFTKKGAAGRKMTINLSTKVSIDNILKGKRPILAAYHHYVTDGSGNILNAAGTIISHDATGTWTDPAVPDPTAFPATVNNKTFNIPTYDHFKQAFRQALTYNHTINVAGGGNSSDYAFSASNLDQQDVFSNKFERTNLTLNLGLNPFKGFTFRSISQGIIGYQNLLNGNRFAIVNAYPWIDLNWRDSTGHRAIKTSTASNQNNSLSEQEWHQQYTKSLDIVQNFQANFKLPRYLELDAKYGIDYRSSDATNYYLNQTSDLQTALHWGPSRQGSLTNTTTTTTWQDALFTVFLRTDFQNDFHLSLPIRTTSQFSYEWFNSYERQYYAEGIQLPAYPPININVAAQKTDGDFYTAFTQFGFLFNQTIDYGNLFGISGGLRSDYASTFGRGGNAQTFDRGTVYFRPSEWMKGQHLVNDWKLRAAYGKAGTQPQSTGNYDRQTTLGVTTLGTGVALSTQTVARNPDLVVQLTSETEIGTDITFNGLKGDWLPRVTFSGTWWHRLNEDLEQTANVAPSTGFSGLLSNLSTIESHGLDMSLDVQVLSSGKFSWTSAVRWGFSHAVVTKISGGQDIINGEFSVKQGKALGLFYGQTPVHSLTQLMADGKTPYVPTASASNYELDNGTVINKTTYAALMTAANDQSVIGKSYPDFTSAWINTFTLFRDLTFSFQFDWVHGNNIYNLTRQWLYSPAGGSGGSGGVSKDFDQSVTINGKPGAYVNYYQSLYNLVNPSSWFVENGSYIRLRDLSLSYDFSPLMKVPWVKRLSATISGRNLLTFTKFHGMDPENTTAVNSQGVAIGGVGAINGVDYFGIPNLRSYQFGLNVGF, from the coding sequence ATGAGAAATCTTCTAACGATGACCTGCATGGTCATCCTTGCCTCGTGCGTGGCGGCCATCTGCACGGGGCAAACCATCAGCCTCAAAGGCCGGGTCCTCGACGAAAATGGGGTTCCCATCGAAAATGCCACCGTTTATGTAAAGCAAAAGAAAGCAGGAGGAGGGGCGACCATCACCTTAGCCGACGGGTCTTTTACCCTGCGCGTCAATGAGGGCGTCCTCCTGATGGTCACCTCGGTAGGGTATAATGACCAGCAGCTCCCGGCGGTCCAGGGCATGACGGTAAAAATGCACGCCGATCTTCGAAACCTCAGCGACGTCGTGGTGACGGGGGTCGGGGTGGCAACCAGCAAGAAAAAGGTGCCCATTGATGTGGCGACCGTCAGCTCCAAGGATTTTGCAAAAAGCGCCACCACGTCGATCGACCAGGCCCTGGACGGGCAGATTGCCGGGGCCCAGGTTCAGCAGACCAGCGGGCAGCCGGGCGCGGGTTTTAACATCGTCCTGAGGGGTGTCAACACCCTGAGCACTTCCGCCGCCGCGCTCTATATCGTGGACGGGACAGTTGTCCAGGACATCAGCAACCTGGATCCCAGCGTCGTCGACCACGTGGAAGTCGTCAAGGGACCCGCGGGGGGCATGCTATATGGGGCGAAAGGTGGCCAGGGTGTCATCCAGATCTTTACCAAAAAAGGGGCCGCCGGCAGAAAGATGACCATCAACCTCAGCACAAAGGTCAGCATCGACAACATTCTGAAGGGCAAAAGACCCATCCTCGCGGCCTACCATCACTATGTAACGGATGGCAGCGGAAATATCCTGAATGCCGCCGGAACGATCATCAGCCACGACGCCACGGGCACCTGGACCGATCCCGCCGTGCCGGACCCCACGGCCTTCCCCGCGACGGTCAACAACAAGACGTTCAACATACCGACGTATGACCATTTCAAACAGGCTTTTCGCCAGGCGCTTACCTACAACCACACCATCAATGTGGCGGGCGGCGGCAACAGTTCGGACTACGCCTTCTCCGCCTCCAACCTGGACCAGCAGGATGTTTTCAGTAACAAGTTCGAGCGGACGAACCTGACCCTGAACTTGGGGTTGAATCCTTTTAAAGGCTTTACTTTCCGCTCGATTTCCCAGGGTATCATCGGGTACCAGAACCTGCTAAACGGAAACCGTTTTGCGATCGTCAACGCCTATCCCTGGATAGACCTTAACTGGCGGGATTCCACGGGTCACCGGGCTATCAAAACCTCCACCGCCTCCAACCAGAACAATTCACTGTCGGAACAGGAATGGCACCAGCAGTATACAAAATCGCTGGACATCGTGCAAAATTTCCAGGCAAACTTCAAACTGCCGCGATACCTGGAGCTGGATGCCAAATATGGGATCGACTACCGGTCGTCAGATGCGACCAACTACTACCTCAACCAGACGTCCGACCTCCAGACGGCACTGCACTGGGGACCGAGCCGGCAGGGCAGCCTGACCAATACGACGACGACCACGACCTGGCAGGATGCTTTGTTTACGGTCTTTCTCCGAACGGACTTTCAAAACGATTTCCACTTAAGCCTGCCGATACGGACGACTTCCCAGTTCAGCTATGAATGGTTTAACTCATACGAGCGGCAGTATTACGCGGAAGGCATTCAGCTTCCCGCCTATCCACCGATCAACATAAACGTGGCTGCACAGAAAACGGACGGGGATTTTTATACCGCTTTTACCCAGTTCGGTTTTCTTTTCAACCAGACCATAGATTACGGAAACCTCTTTGGCATATCCGGCGGGCTCCGGTCCGACTATGCCTCCACCTTCGGACGAGGTGGAAACGCCCAAACCTTCGACAGGGGGACCGTGTATTTCCGCCCATCCGAATGGATGAAGGGGCAGCACCTTGTAAACGACTGGAAGTTGCGGGCCGCTTATGGAAAGGCAGGCACCCAGCCCCAATCGACCGGAAACTATGACCGCCAGACGACCTTGGGTGTGACGACGCTGGGTACGGGGGTGGCCTTGTCCACCCAGACCGTGGCGCGTAACCCCGACCTGGTCGTGCAACTGACCTCCGAAACGGAGATCGGGACAGACATCACCTTCAATGGACTAAAGGGAGACTGGTTGCCCAGGGTCACCTTTAGCGGCACCTGGTGGCATCGCCTGAACGAGGACCTGGAACAGACCGCCAACGTCGCCCCATCCACCGGTTTTTCCGGTTTGTTGAGCAACCTTTCCACGATCGAAAGCCACGGGTTGGACATGTCACTGGACGTCCAGGTCTTGTCGTCGGGGAAGTTTTCCTGGACCTCCGCCGTACGTTGGGGCTTTAGCCACGCCGTCGTCACGAAGATCTCGGGCGGGCAGGATATCATCAACGGCGAATTCTCGGTCAAGCAGGGCAAGGCGCTGGGGCTGTTTTACGGACAGACGCCTGTGCACAGCCTGACGCAACTGATGGCGGACGGCAAGACGCCGTACGTACCCACGGCCTCCGCAAGCAATTACGAACTGGACAACGGGACCGTCATCAACAAAACGACCTATGCCGCATTAATGACGGCCGCCAACGACCAGTCCGTGATCGGGAAGTCCTATCCGGACTTCACCTCCGCCTGGATCAATACCTTCACCTTGTTTAGGGACCTGACCTTCTCGTTCCAATTCGACTGGGTACACGGGAACAATATCTATAACCTGACGCGGCAGTGGCTGTATTCGCCGGCCGGTGGTTCGGGTGGTTCGGGCGGCGTGTCCAAGGACTTCGACCAGTCTGTCACCATCAACGGCAAGCCGGGCGCTTATGTCAATTACTATCAAAGCCTGTATAACCTGGTCAATCCGTCCTCCTGGTTTGTCGAGAACGGCTCCTATATCCGTCTGAGGGACCTTTCCCTGAGCTATGATTTCTCGCCGTTGATGAAGGTACCCTGGGTCAAGCGCCTGAGTGCGACCATCTCGGGCCGCAACCTGCTCACCTTTACCAAGTTTCACGGAATGGACCCCGAAAACACAACGGCCGTGAACAGCCAGGGTGTGGCGATCGGCGGGGTGGGCGCGATCAATGGTGTCGACTATTTCGGGATTCCCAATTTGAGGTCCTACCAGTTTGGATTGAATGTCGGATTCTAA
- a CDS encoding M20/M25/M40 family metallo-hydrolase, with protein MKKLAAAALLALTLRAGAQTTVAKDPDIASMVKEVNPDSLKSYITRLVDFGTRSTVSSVTDPKKGIGAARNWVLATFQRFASASGGRMTAYLDTTTYAADGQRVASPINLGNAVAVLKGTDTGDHRIFVISGHLDSRRTNVMDGNGDAPGANDDGSGSAAVIECARIMSRHTFGATLIFVTVSGEEQGLLGSTYMAKKAKTRQWNIEGVLNNDIIGSNNSSETNIIDNTHVRVFSEGLPFYDLDKQAKMIRQLGLENDGKARQLARYFKEVGERYVDNMQVVLIYRNDRFLRGGDHSPYVENGYAAVRVTEMNENFTRQHQDVRVENGIQYGDLPEYIDYEYLRKNTALNLSTLANLAKAPGLPQSPRVLTRDLTNVTHLTWSAPLEGKPIGYYILVRETTSPVWQRKIWTTLTDVTLPLSKDNFFFGIQSVSSGGNESLPVVPLPGR; from the coding sequence ATGAAGAAACTGGCTGCTGCCGCTTTGCTGGCCCTGACCCTTCGGGCTGGAGCCCAAACCACCGTCGCAAAAGACCCGGACATCGCCTCCATGGTCAAAGAAGTCAACCCCGACTCCCTGAAATCCTACATCACTCGTCTTGTGGACTTCGGCACCCGCAGTACTGTCAGCTCCGTGACCGATCCGAAAAAGGGGATCGGCGCCGCCCGGAATTGGGTGCTCGCCACCTTCCAGCGCTTCGCCTCGGCTTCCGGAGGACGGATGACCGCGTACCTTGACACGACCACCTACGCCGCCGATGGACAACGCGTCGCGAGTCCCATCAACCTTGGGAACGCCGTCGCCGTGCTCAAAGGCACGGACACCGGTGACCACCGGATCTTTGTCATCAGCGGCCACCTGGATAGCAGAAGGACAAACGTCATGGACGGTAACGGCGATGCCCCTGGTGCCAACGACGATGGCAGCGGCAGCGCGGCGGTCATCGAGTGCGCGCGGATCATGAGCCGCCACACTTTTGGCGCCACCCTCATTTTTGTCACCGTCAGCGGGGAAGAGCAAGGGCTGCTGGGCTCCACCTATATGGCCAAGAAAGCCAAAACCCGGCAATGGAACATAGAAGGCGTCCTAAACAACGACATCATCGGGTCCAACAACAGCAGCGAAACAAACATTATCGACAATACCCACGTCCGGGTCTTTAGCGAGGGGCTCCCCTTTTACGACCTGGACAAGCAAGCCAAAATGATCCGGCAACTGGGTTTGGAAAACGACGGCAAGGCCCGCCAGCTTGCCCGTTACTTCAAGGAAGTGGGGGAACGCTACGTCGACAACATGCAGGTCGTCCTGATCTACCGGAACGACCGCTTTCTCCGGGGCGGGGATCATTCTCCCTATGTCGAGAACGGGTATGCCGCCGTCCGCGTCACCGAAATGAACGAGAACTTTACCCGCCAGCACCAGGACGTCCGTGTCGAGAACGGCATCCAATACGGCGACCTCCCCGAATACATCGACTACGAGTACCTCCGAAAAAACACCGCCCTCAACCTTTCCACGCTTGCCAACCTCGCCAAGGCGCCCGGCCTTCCCCAAAGTCCCCGCGTCCTCACCCGCGACCTGACCAACGTCACCCACCTGACCTGGTCCGCCCCGTTGGAAGGCAAGCCCATCGGATACTACATCCTGGTCCGCGAGACAACGTCGCCTGTATGGCAACGCAAGATCTGGACGACCTTGACGGACGTCACGCTGCCCCTATCCAAAGACAACTTTTTCTTCGGTATTCAATCCGTCAGCTCAGGCGGGAACGAGAGCCTTCCTGTGGTTCCGCTACCCGGTCGCTAA
- the murI gene encoding glutamate racemase, whose protein sequence is MQQGPIGVFDSGYGGLTVLKEFVRELPAYDYLYLGDNARAPYGGRSFETVYHYTLECVRHLFDLGCPLVILACNTASAKALRTIQQNDLPRMSPDNRVLGVIRPTTEIVGQHTITREVGVLGTVGTVTSESYPIEINKFYPDVKVYQQACPLWVPLVENGEADGEGADYFVKKYLDQLMAQSPHIDTLVLGCTHYPLLVDKIRAHVPEHMRILSQGEIVARSLADYLSRHPSMEARLSRGGSLTFYTTETPASFERLAGIFFDQAVKANHLDVGV, encoded by the coding sequence ATGCAACAAGGACCCATAGGCGTTTTTGATTCCGGTTACGGCGGTTTGACCGTGTTGAAGGAATTTGTCCGGGAACTCCCGGCCTACGACTACCTGTACTTAGGCGACAATGCAAGGGCGCCTTATGGAGGCCGGTCCTTCGAGACGGTGTATCACTATACCCTGGAATGCGTGCGTCATCTTTTCGACCTGGGCTGCCCCCTGGTCATCCTCGCCTGTAACACGGCGTCAGCCAAGGCCCTGCGTACCATCCAGCAAAACGACCTGCCCCGGATGAGCCCGGATAACCGCGTGCTGGGGGTGATCCGCCCCACCACCGAGATCGTCGGCCAGCATACCATAACCCGGGAGGTCGGGGTATTGGGGACCGTGGGTACCGTGACCTCGGAATCCTATCCCATCGAGATCAACAAGTTTTATCCCGACGTCAAGGTCTATCAACAGGCGTGTCCGCTCTGGGTACCCCTGGTGGAAAACGGGGAGGCCGACGGCGAGGGCGCCGATTATTTTGTAAAGAAATACCTGGACCAGCTGATGGCCCAGTCCCCCCATATCGATACGCTGGTCCTGGGCTGCACGCACTATCCCCTGCTGGTGGACAAGATCCGCGCCCACGTCCCCGAACACATGCGCATCCTCTCCCAGGGAGAGATCGTCGCCCGCAGCCTCGCAGACTACCTATCCCGCCATCCCTCCATGGAAGCCCGCCTTTCCCGCGGCGGTTCCCTGACCTTCTATACCACTGAGACCCCCGCCTCCTTCGAGCGCCTCGCAGGCATATTTTTCGACCAGGCGGTAAAAGCGAATCACCTTGATGTGGGGGTTTAG